One Mycolicibacterium sp. ND9-15 genomic window, GCCCTTATAAAGACGCGCAGCGGATCATTCAGCAGTCCGGCGGGAACGCCGTGGTCGCGACACGGGTGGGCAGCGCTGCCGACGAGGCCAATTGCTTGGTGACGAACGCATGGGACGCGGCGGTCCGGCGCCCCAACTCGCGTGGTCGCCCGGTCGCCAACCGGGATGTCATGGTGGCGCTGAACTGCAACGGGGTCTTGGCGGCGCCCGGTGTGCCGGGCAACTCCGCGATGAGTCCGACCGGTCGCGATGCCAAGGCCGAGCAGCAACGCCAGGCGGCCAGAGCGGCGCGCGAAGCGGCGTCGCTGGAAGAGCAGGAGTTGGCCGGCCCTGTAACGCCCGGTAACTAGGACTCCCTGCCGCGGCGCAGCGGTGGCGGTGCCTACGGAACCGCAATAAACTGCCTCCAGGTATTTCTTGGGCGATCATCGCCCCGATATGGAGGTTTGGCGTCGTCGTGAAGAAAGTCGTCTCGATCGTCTTCCTGTCGGCGATGAGCGCCGCAACGGTATCGGGCGCCATGGTCGGGGCGGGCGCGGCTGTCGCCGCTCCCAATGTCGTCGGCATGAAGTACTCCGACGCCCTGGAGCAGATCGAGAACAGCGGCGGACGGGCGGTGGTTGCCTCCCGCGTCGGGGACAAGCTCGATCTGGACGACTGCATCGTCACCAACATCTGGGACTCGTCGTTCCTGCGCATCAACTCGTCGGACAACAACGAGATGTCGGTCGCGCTGAACTGCGCCGGCGAATACGCCACGGCGACCAATCCCGGTGCGTCCGTTGCCGACCCGCTCGGGCGGGCGGCCAAGTCGAAGGCCGAGGCGGAAGCCGCGAGACAGGAACAGCGGGAACTCGAAAGCCCCGTCACGCCCGACGAGTAGGTTGACCTAGTGGCTCGAGACGCGGCCGAGCAGCATCTCGACGCAGTAGTCGATGAACTGCTCACGCGTGGCGGTCAGGCTGCCGTTGAGATAGGCGGTGAACAACGCGGTCAGCGCCCCGATCAACCCGGTGGCGACCATGGCCGCCCGCGCGGGATCGGTGATGCGGGTGAGCTTGCGCTGCAGGAGTTCGATGAAGCTGGGCATCCACTCGGCGCCTGACCGCGTCAGAACCGGCTCACGGGCCGGCGCAAGCAGCAACACCCGGCCCCGCGTCGGATCGTCGACCATCAGCGCGACGAACCGCTCGACCGCGTCGCGGGGGGTGTCAGCCGAAATCAGTGTCGACATCGCTTTGCCGCACACGTCGTCGTAGACCGCGCGCACGAACTCATCGCGGTCGGTGAAGCTTTCGTAGAAGTAGCGCTCGGTCAGCCCAGCGGCTCGGCAGACTGCCCGGACCGTGAGGGAAGGGCCCTCGGCGCTTCCGAGAAGCCCGGCGCCCGCGGCGATGAGTTCGTCGCGGCGAAGGACCTGCCGGTGCTGCAGCGGCACACCGGACCATCGGCCCCGTCGTTGACCCGAAGGCACATCCCTCCTAAGCTCGGCGATGACAACGCCCGTAGTCAAATTCTGATACAGATCCGGACGGAAGTACATCAGTGACTCAAGATACGTCTGAGACGTGCCCGGTGTCCTGGGGGCACCACCCGCCCGAAGGGCAGGGGGACGCGAGCCCGGTGGCCACCGGCTGTCCGGTCACGTCCGGCGGCTACGACGCGCCTCCGTTGCCGCTCGGACCCGACTCGTTGACGTGGAAGTACTTCGGCCAGTGGACCGGCCTGTTCCAGGGCACTTGGGCGGGCTCGATGCAGAACATGCATCCGCAGTTGGGTGCCGCGGTGCAGAACCACTCGATCTTCTTCCTGGAGCGGATTCCGCGCCTGCTGCGGTCGATCTATCCCATCGGCGGTGTGGTCTTCGACGGCCATCGTGCCCCACAGACGGGTGCAGAGGTCCGCGACTACCACATCGGCATCAAGGGCGTCGACGAGCAGGGCCGGCGGTACAACGCGCTGAACCCCGACGTCTTCTACTGGGCCCACGCGACGTTCTTCAAGTCGACCCTGCTGGCCGCCGAGAAGTTCGGCGGTGGACTGACCGAGGCCGACAAGCGGCAGCTGTTCGACGAGCACATCGTCTGGTACCGCATGTACGGCATGAGCATGCGTCCGGTGCCCAAGACCTGGGAGGAATTTCAGCAGTACTGGGATCACATGTGCAACAACGTGTTAGAGAACAACTGGGCGGCCCGCGAGGTGATGGATCTGTCCACCATGCCCAAACATCCGTCGCTGGAGTGGGTGCCGGACTGGATGTGGGCGCTCAACCTCAAGGTCATGCAGCGGTTCCTGACGTTCATGACCGTGGCCCTCTACGACCCGCCGGTTCGCGAACTCATGGGCTACACCTGGACTCCGCGACAGGAGTGGCTGCACCGACGGTTGTGCGATGTGGTGACGCTGGCGACCAAGGTGTTGCCCAAGCGATGGCTGATGCATCCGCGCAAGCGTTCCGCGATGGACCGGGCGAGCGGCCGTCTTCCGGTGGATGCCCCATTGGTCGAGACGCCCGCGCGCAACCTGCCGCCGGTCGAGTACCGGGGTCAGCCGCAGTTCTACTGCCCGAAGGTGTGATTCCGCGCTAGCGTATGCCGAGTCCATATCGCGCCGTCGAAATAGGGCAACTGGCAACGGTTGCGGCTCGTAGAATCAGTTCGCGGCACCGGCGGCCCGGCGCTGTGTGTTCTTCTCCGGCGTCCGCCGGTAGTACGCCTGGTTGTATTCGCGGCGGCAGGCTGGACAGTAGGCGCCCGTGAACGCTGGGCGATCCCAACGGCAACGCGGGCAGTGTTTGGTGGGCATACCTGGTTGTAGCGTCAGTGTCCGACAGTGCCCCCACTAGGATTCGAACCTAGGACCTGCGGATTAAAAGTCCGTAGCTCTACCGCTGAGCTATAGGGGCGCGAGGGACAGGATACTGGGTGGCCGATGGCATCCTCGTTTGAGGATTCGGGTGCCGGTACCCTAAGCTATCGAGGCTCCCAACGTCATTGCGTTGCGAGTACCCCGGAGAGATTCGGCTGGCCCCCTTCGTCTAGCGGCCTAGGACGCCGCCCTTTCAAGGCGGTAGCGCGGGTTCGAATCCCGTAGGGGGTACCCGTGACGACCCGTACGATGGGACGCACAGCAAGGCCCTGTGGCGCAGTTGGTTAGCGCGCCGCCCTGTCACGGCGGAGGTCGCGGGTTCAAGTCCCGTCAGGGTCGCCATTGCGGCGAGGCATCTGGATTGCGCGCGACCGGTGCCTTCCGGGCCAGGTAGCTCAGTTGGTACGAGCGTCCGCCTGAAAAGCGGAAGGTCGCCGGTTCGATCCCGGCCCTGGCCACCAGGTTCTACCTGCATAGACACGGGTTATGCACTCGGTTGATGGTTTGACTCGTCCGGTTTCTGTCCGGTCTTCGGTGCGTGAATTTCAGTCGCGTGAAGCTGATCGAGGTTGGTTGCCACCTGGTCCAGTTCGTCTGCATAGAGATCGCTGTAGATGTTCGCGGTGACGGTTGGCGTCGAATGCCCCATAGTTTTCTGGACGTAGCGCAGGTCAGCGCCGGACTTGCGAGCCAGGCTCGCGTAGGTGTGGCGTAGCTCGTGGAGGGTCAGCGGTGCCAGGCGTGTTTTCTTGAGGACTTTGTTCCAGTGCGTGTGCCTGCGCCAGTTGTTGGACCTCAGCATTTTTCCGTTGGGTGATGTGACGGCGGGCTCATCGGCAGCGCGGCCGGCGATGCGCGGTTTCAGGGCGTCAATGACGACCTGGGGGAGCGGGATGGTTCGGGTCCCGGCCACCGTCTTGGTGGGACCGATGACGATCCGGCCTTCGACTTCGGGCGCAGCACGCCGAACGTACAGACGACGAGCGGCCAGGTCGATGTCCTTGACGCGGAGGCCGACGAGTTCGGACCACCGCAGGCCGGTGTAGGCGAGGATAGTCACGACGTCTCCCTGGTCGCCGCACGCGATGGCGAGTGTCTGGACTTCCTGCGCGGTCAGGTAGCGGTGCCGTTCCCTCTCGGGAATGCGGCCCGCCGAGACGCCAAGGGCCGGGTTGCGGTGTATCCGGCCGTCCTGGTGGGCGACGTCGAGAATCGAACGCAGGAGTCGCAGCGTGGACACCTTCGCCCACGGCCCGACCGTCAGGTTGTCAACGAACGCCTGGACGTCGGCGCGGGTGATTTCGTCGACGGGCACATGACCGAACCGCGGTGCAATACGCAGATCCCAGTGCTGGGTATAGCCGCTCCACGTCTTTGGCGACACCGCGGGCTTCTTGGAGTTGGAGAACTGCGCCCAAATCCGGTTCAGCGGTGTGCGGCCGAGGCGCGGGTCGAACCGACGTGCACCAAGCGCGGCCTCGCTATCACGTTCAGATTTGAACGCCTTTGCCTCGCGCAGCGTCGGGAACGTGGCTGATGTTTCGACCCAGCCTGACGGTGCGTCGGGATCACGGATCAGGTAGCGGACTTGGTAGCGGGGCTGTCCGGCCGCATTGGTGCGCTTTCGGATGCCGCGTGGGGTGTTGCCGGCCATTACCGACGTACCTGCTTCAGCCAGGACCGGACTTCGGCACAATCCCAGCGGCGTACCCGCTCTGACAACGTGTAGCAGGGCGGGCCGATCTGCTCGCCGGTCGTTTCGCGGATCGACGCCCAGCGATTGAGCGTCGCAGCCGAGACGCCAAGCAGCGCCGACACCTGTTCTGCGGTCAGCAGCTCAGGGAAGTTTCCTGCGGTGACGAGAGCCTCCCGGAGGCCGTGAGTGACCATCGCTTCACCTCGTTGCGGGTGGCTGGTCCGTCGACGGAATGTTCATGCCAGCACGGAGGGAGGCGAACCAGGCGCGAGTGCGCGGAAGTCTGGCGTCGGCGTCAGCCTGCCCGCCGATGATTCCCCAGAGATCGAATGCCCACCGATCCAGCGCGGAGGCCGTTGTCTCGCCGCGTCGCTGGAGTTCCGCGTCGTCGCCCAGGACCAAGGCGACGCCGAGGACTTCGCCGCAGGACCAGAGGTGCCGGTACTCGTCCCATCCGTGCGTGCGGACCAGGTTGGCGCGGTGCATCAGATCATCGGCGTGGCGGGCCAATTGATCCTGATTGGGTGGTTCGAAGAGAGGCCAGTCGTTATTCATGGCGCTTACCTCCGGCAGCGCGCATCCGTCCGTATTGCTTTGCAGTGGAGCGGATTTGGTCATCC contains:
- a CDS encoding helix-turn-helix transcriptional regulator yields the protein MVTHGLREALVTAGNFPELLTAEQVSALLGVSAATLNRWASIRETTGEQIGPPCYTLSERVRRWDCAEVRSWLKQVRR
- a CDS encoding site-specific integrase, with translation MAGNTPRGIRKRTNAAGQPRYQVRYLIRDPDAPSGWVETSATFPTLREAKAFKSERDSEAALGARRFDPRLGRTPLNRIWAQFSNSKKPAVSPKTWSGYTQHWDLRIAPRFGHVPVDEITRADVQAFVDNLTVGPWAKVSTLRLLRSILDVAHQDGRIHRNPALGVSAGRIPERERHRYLTAQEVQTLAIACGDQGDVVTILAYTGLRWSELVGLRVKDIDLAARRLYVRRAAPEVEGRIVIGPTKTVAGTRTIPLPQVVIDALKPRIAGRAADEPAVTSPNGKMLRSNNWRRHTHWNKVLKKTRLAPLTLHELRHTYASLARKSGADLRYVQKTMGHSTPTVTANIYSDLYADELDQVATNLDQLHATEIHAPKTGQKPDESNHQPSA
- a CDS encoding oxygenase MpaB family protein; the encoded protein is MTQDTSETCPVSWGHHPPEGQGDASPVATGCPVTSGGYDAPPLPLGPDSLTWKYFGQWTGLFQGTWAGSMQNMHPQLGAAVQNHSIFFLERIPRLLRSIYPIGGVVFDGHRAPQTGAEVRDYHIGIKGVDEQGRRYNALNPDVFYWAHATFFKSTLLAAEKFGGGLTEADKRQLFDEHIVWYRMYGMSMRPVPKTWEEFQQYWDHMCNNVLENNWAAREVMDLSTMPKHPSLEWVPDWMWALNLKVMQRFLTFMTVALYDPPVRELMGYTWTPRQEWLHRRLCDVVTLATKVLPKRWLMHPRKRSAMDRASGRLPVDAPLVETPARNLPPVEYRGQPQFYCPKV
- a CDS encoding TetR/AcrR family transcriptional regulator; its protein translation is MPSGQRRGRWSGVPLQHRQVLRRDELIAAGAGLLGSAEGPSLTVRAVCRAAGLTERYFYESFTDRDEFVRAVYDDVCGKAMSTLISADTPRDAVERFVALMVDDPTRGRVLLLAPAREPVLTRSGAEWMPSFIELLQRKLTRITDPARAAMVATGLIGALTALFTAYLNGSLTATREQFIDYCVEMLLGRVSSH